The following are encoded in a window of Phycisphaerae bacterium genomic DNA:
- a CDS encoding biotin-dependent carboxyltransferase family protein has translation MSKPAVIRVIDPGMLTTVQDLGRVGWSGIGVGRGGAADTLSLRVGNRLVGNDDGAAAFEMTLVGGTFEFERDATIVLSGGAVTAQIIGRRDKRPAAEWKPFKIRSGEKLVTGPIRSGVRSYLCVSGGIDVPQRLGSRSTHLVGAFGGLKGRALRSGDLLEVGGETGRIGDSHLAAAARAYCESRLSRRSVRAVDGPHLNTFDFQAIERLWTTSFKVSVQSDRTGMRLKGRLGPSTLGGRMPSEGMMPGAVQVPASGEPIVLMVDYPTTGGYPVIACVAAVDLPVLGQVRPRQTLRFERVSLAESRSLFAEQEQSLNAEVPPP, from the coding sequence ATGAGTAAGCCTGCTGTGATTCGGGTTATCGATCCGGGGATGCTCACGACCGTCCAGGATTTGGGACGAGTCGGATGGAGTGGAATCGGCGTGGGCCGCGGCGGTGCGGCGGACACGCTCTCGCTACGGGTCGGCAACCGGCTCGTGGGCAATGACGACGGCGCGGCGGCCTTTGAAATGACGCTGGTCGGCGGCACGTTTGAGTTTGAACGGGACGCGACCATTGTATTGAGCGGCGGCGCGGTTACCGCACAGATCATTGGACGGCGTGATAAACGCCCCGCGGCCGAGTGGAAGCCCTTCAAGATTCGCTCCGGAGAGAAGTTAGTGACCGGGCCGATCCGATCGGGCGTGCGCTCCTATTTGTGCGTGTCAGGGGGCATCGATGTTCCGCAACGACTCGGGAGTCGCTCCACCCATCTCGTCGGGGCATTCGGCGGCCTGAAAGGCCGGGCACTTCGTTCTGGCGACCTGCTGGAGGTGGGTGGCGAAACTGGACGCATCGGTGATTCGCACCTGGCTGCGGCGGCCCGCGCTTACTGCGAATCACGGCTGAGCCGGCGCAGCGTTCGAGCGGTCGATGGTCCTCATCTGAACACTTTCGACTTCCAGGCCATCGAGCGATTGTGGACTACTTCGTTCAAGGTCTCCGTGCAATCCGATCGCACCGGCATGCGGCTGAAAGGACGGCTTGGGCCTTCGACGTTGGGCGGGCGCATGCCGAGCGAGGGGATGATGCCCGGCGCCGTGCAGGTCCCGGCCTCCGGTGAGCCGATCGTGCTGATGGTCGATTACCCCACGACGGGCGGCTATCCGGTGATCGCCTGCGTCGCCGCTGTCGACCTCCCAGTGCTGGGCCAGGTCAGGCCGCGCCAGACGCTTCGGTTCGAGCGCGTGAGCCTTGCGGAGTCGCGGTCGCTGTTCGCGGAGCAGGAGCAGTCCCTCAATGCGGAGGTGCCGCCGCCATGA
- the pxpB gene encoding 5-oxoprolinase subunit PxpB, whose protein sequence is MMDPGHFPDLTWASERHLRVSFGTGDSVATLARVRQAVAALKKARPPGLLDITPAYSTILLEFALGEFDDRKVLDAVRAAVAHSGDFPVPTSRPIIEIPVCYEPPCAPDAEVVARILGIDVPALVRLHTQPLYTVGFIGFAPGFAYLSGLPSELATPRLATPRVRVPVGSVGIAEQQTGVYPTATAGGWRLIGRTPLVMFDAKRESPSLLSTGDRVRFKAIRMADFDAQMRGDRDHE, encoded by the coding sequence ATGATGGATCCAGGCCACTTCCCTGACTTGACTTGGGCCAGCGAGCGGCACCTGCGAGTTTCTTTCGGTACGGGAGATTCGGTGGCGACGCTGGCGCGCGTGCGTCAGGCCGTGGCAGCGCTCAAGAAAGCGCGCCCGCCCGGACTCCTCGATATTACGCCGGCCTATTCGACCATTCTGCTGGAGTTTGCATTGGGGGAGTTTGACGACCGGAAGGTCCTGGACGCTGTCCGCGCCGCTGTGGCGCATTCCGGAGACTTCCCCGTCCCAACATCGCGGCCCATCATCGAAATCCCCGTATGTTACGAACCGCCTTGCGCACCGGATGCGGAGGTCGTTGCCCGAATTCTCGGCATCGATGTTCCCGCCCTTGTCCGATTGCACACTCAGCCGCTCTACACCGTTGGATTCATCGGGTTCGCACCGGGGTTCGCCTATCTGAGCGGGCTGCCGAGTGAGTTGGCCACCCCGCGCCTGGCCACGCCGCGCGTTCGCGTACCGGTCGGCAGCGTCGGCATCGCAGAGCAGCAGACCGGCGTCTATCCCACGGCGACGGCCGGCGGCTGGCGGCTGATCGGCCGGACGCCGCTGGTGATGTTTGACGCCAAACGCGAGAGTCCGTCCCTGTTGTCTACTGGCGACCGCGTGCGTTTCAAAGCCATCCGCATGGCGGACTTCGACGCGCAAATGCGAGGCGATCGCGATCATGAGTAA
- a CDS encoding phosphoketolase family protein yields the protein MRKTHTSGRRVRPGNPLNRESLRKIDAYWRAANYLSVGQIYLLDNPLLRKPLRREHIKPRLLGHWGTTPGLNFIYVHLNRIIKAHDLDMIYIIGPGHGGPGLVAHAYLEGTYSEVYSNITQDEAGMQRLFKQFSFPGGIPSHVAPETPGSIHEGGELGYALSHAYGAAFDNSDLIVACVVGDGEAETGPLATSWHSNKFLNPQRDGCVLPILHLNGYKIANPCFLARIPNDELRKLFEGYGYQPYFVEGHEPERMHGAMASAMDQCTRDILKIRAEARSKRLVRRPAWPMIVLRTPKGWTCPPKIDGKKCEDYWRSHQVPMGDMSTRAHVKILEQWMKSYRPQELFDRDGRFKSEWADLAPVGERRMSASPHTNGGLLLRDLRLPDFRDYAVKVPRPGATSAEATRIMGKFLRDVMKQNLVNRNFRLFSPDENNSNRWNDVLDVTDRCFMGEIYPEDDHLSPDGRVMEVLSEHQCQGWLEGYLLTGRHGFFSCYEAFIHIVDSMFNQHAKWLKVCNHINWRRPIASLNYLLSSHVWRQDHNGFSHQDPGFIDHVVNKKAEVIRVYLPPDANCLLSVTDHCLRSRNYVNVVVAGKQPSPQWLTMDQAVKHCTAGLGIWEWASNDKGVEPDVVMACCGDVPTLETLAAVDLMRRYVPSLKVRVVNVVNLMTLQSPDDHPHGLPDADFDAIFTIDKPVIFAFHGYPWLIHRLTYRRANHENLHVHGYREEGTTTTPFDMAVCNQLDRFTLVSDVINRVPKLGERAAYAQQAIREKLIDHKHYIAEHGDDMPEIRDWQWGLRKQVPRRGTSTEADNT from the coding sequence ATGAGAAAAACTCATACCTCGGGCCGCCGCGTCCGACCCGGAAATCCCCTCAATCGTGAATCGCTCCGCAAGATCGATGCCTACTGGCGGGCCGCGAATTACCTCTCCGTCGGCCAGATTTATCTACTGGACAATCCCCTACTTCGCAAACCGCTCCGCCGCGAACACATCAAGCCGCGCCTGCTTGGCCACTGGGGGACAACACCCGGCCTGAACTTCATCTACGTTCACCTCAACCGGATCATTAAGGCCCACGACCTCGACATGATCTACATCATCGGCCCCGGGCACGGCGGGCCCGGTCTGGTCGCCCACGCGTATCTGGAGGGGACGTACAGCGAGGTCTATTCGAATATCACGCAGGATGAGGCCGGCATGCAGCGGCTCTTCAAACAGTTCAGTTTTCCCGGCGGCATTCCCAGTCACGTTGCGCCAGAGACGCCCGGCTCGATCCATGAAGGCGGAGAACTGGGTTACGCCCTGTCTCATGCTTACGGCGCCGCGTTCGACAACTCCGACTTGATTGTCGCCTGCGTTGTGGGCGACGGAGAAGCCGAGACCGGACCGCTGGCCACGAGTTGGCATTCCAACAAGTTTCTCAATCCGCAGCGGGACGGCTGCGTTCTGCCCATTCTGCATTTGAACGGCTACAAGATCGCCAATCCCTGTTTCCTCGCCCGGATTCCCAATGACGAGCTGCGCAAGCTCTTCGAGGGATACGGTTATCAGCCCTATTTCGTAGAGGGCCACGAACCGGAGCGCATGCATGGGGCTATGGCTTCCGCAATGGATCAATGCACGCGCGATATTTTGAAAATCCGCGCCGAGGCGCGCTCGAAGCGTTTGGTTCGCCGACCGGCGTGGCCCATGATCGTCCTCCGGACGCCCAAAGGCTGGACCTGCCCGCCGAAGATCGACGGCAAGAAGTGCGAGGACTACTGGCGCAGTCACCAGGTCCCCATGGGCGACATGAGCACGCGGGCGCACGTTAAGATCCTGGAACAATGGATGAAAAGCTATCGGCCGCAGGAGCTCTTTGATCGTGACGGCCGGTTCAAGTCCGAATGGGCCGACTTGGCGCCGGTGGGGGAGCGTCGCATGAGCGCCAGCCCTCATACCAATGGCGGTCTGCTGCTAAGGGACCTGCGCCTTCCGGACTTTCGCGACTACGCCGTAAAGGTGCCGCGGCCCGGCGCCACCTCCGCCGAAGCAACCCGCATCATGGGCAAATTCCTGCGCGATGTCATGAAGCAGAATCTCGTGAATCGAAACTTCCGCCTCTTCAGCCCGGACGAAAACAACTCCAATCGCTGGAACGACGTGCTGGACGTGACCGACCGCTGCTTCATGGGGGAAATCTATCCGGAGGATGACCACCTCTCGCCTGACGGCCGCGTGATGGAGGTGCTCAGTGAGCACCAATGCCAGGGCTGGCTGGAGGGATACCTGCTCACCGGTCGTCACGGATTTTTCTCGTGTTACGAAGCCTTTATCCACATCGTCGATTCGATGTTCAACCAGCACGCCAAATGGCTGAAGGTCTGCAATCACATCAACTGGCGGCGTCCGATTGCGTCGTTGAATTACCTGCTCTCCAGCCACGTCTGGCGGCAGGACCACAACGGCTTCTCCCATCAGGATCCGGGCTTCATCGACCACGTCGTCAATAAGAAGGCCGAGGTCATCCGCGTGTACCTGCCGCCCGACGCTAATTGCCTGCTCTCCGTCACGGATCATTGCCTGCGCAGCCGCAACTACGTCAACGTCGTCGTGGCCGGCAAGCAGCCGTCGCCGCAGTGGCTGACAATGGACCAGGCGGTCAAGCACTGCACCGCCGGGCTGGGCATTTGGGAATGGGCCAGCAATGACAAGGGCGTCGAGCCGGACGTGGTGATGGCGTGCTGCGGCGATGTGCCGACGCTGGAAACCCTGGCGGCAGTGGACCTGATGCGCCGTTACGTTCCGTCGCTCAAGGTGCGGGTCGTCAATGTCGTCAACTTGATGACGCTGCAGTCGCCCGATGACCACCCGCACGGATTGCCGGACGCGGATTTCGACGCGATCTTTACCATCGACAAGCCGGTTATCTTCGCATTCCACGGCTATCCGTGGCTTATCCATCGCCTGACCTATCGGCGAGCCAACCACGAGAACCTCCACGTGCACGGCTATCGCGAAGAGGGGACCACGACGACGCCCTTCGATATGGCCGTTTGTAATCAGCTCGACCGCTTCACGCTGGTCAGCGATGTCATTAATCGCGTTCCGAAGCTGGGCGAGCGGGCGGCCTATGCCCAGCAGGCCATCCGGGAAAAACTGATCGACCACAAGCACTACATCGCCGAGCACGGTGACGACATGCCCGAGATCCGGGATTGGCAATGGGGCCTTCGCAAGCAAGTCCCCCGGCGGGGAACATCGACCGAGGCGGACAACACCTGA
- the rpiB gene encoding ribose 5-phosphate isomerase B: MKIALGSDHAGFDLKQRVKDHVLKLGHEATDLGTNSVEPVDYPDFAEAVALAVRDRRADRGILVCGSGVGASIAANKVPGVRAGLCHDSYSAHQGVEHDDMNVLVLGGRIVGEALAMELVEEFLKARFTAEERHQRRLNKVLALERRFTR; the protein is encoded by the coding sequence ATGAAAATCGCCCTCGGATCAGATCATGCCGGCTTCGACCTCAAACAGCGGGTGAAGGACCATGTCCTGAAACTCGGCCACGAAGCGACTGACCTTGGGACGAATTCAGTCGAACCGGTGGACTACCCCGACTTCGCGGAGGCGGTGGCGCTGGCGGTTCGTGATCGTAGAGCGGACCGCGGAATCCTGGTGTGTGGTAGCGGTGTGGGCGCCTCCATCGCCGCCAACAAAGTCCCGGGAGTCCGCGCCGGTCTCTGTCACGATTCGTATTCGGCCCATCAGGGCGTCGAGCACGACGACATGAACGTGCTGGTACTCGGCGGACGGATTGTCGGAGAAGCCCTCGCGATGGAATTGGTTGAGGAGTTCCTCAAAGCGCGCTTCACGGCCGAGGAACGGCACCAGCGTCGTCTCAACAAGGTGCTTGCCTTGGAGCGCCGCTTCACCCGGTAG
- a CDS encoding ATP-dependent 6-phosphofructokinase yields the protein MSSKIHRIAISTGGGDAPGLNAVIHAAVYAATAQGWEVYGIREGFEGLLAPDGGNEGLVKLDRRAVRNIAHLGGTILGTTNRGNPLQHKSNDSGGRMEDRTDELISRFRAAKLDALITVGGDGTLTIAHHLSQKGLPIVGVPKTIDNDLQSTVVTFGFDSAVSFATECIDRLHSTAESHRRIMVVEVMGRYAGWIAIHAGIAGRADAILIPEIPYDIQKVADHLRRRISGEKSYAIVVVAEGAKPAGGGISLKEKARTDHVERLGGIGETVADQLQSLTGNETRAVVLGHLLRGGSPSSLDRLLGLNFGAAAVRALAAGKSGVMVALNPPRIEHIPLEQAVSKLRLVPLDGNAVITARALEISFGDE from the coding sequence ATGTCGAGCAAGATTCATCGCATCGCCATCTCCACCGGCGGGGGGGATGCGCCCGGACTTAATGCGGTCATCCACGCGGCCGTCTATGCCGCGACGGCGCAGGGCTGGGAGGTATATGGCATTCGCGAGGGTTTCGAGGGTCTCCTCGCGCCCGACGGTGGAAATGAAGGACTCGTCAAGTTAGATCGCCGAGCCGTACGCAATATCGCCCACCTCGGCGGGACCATCCTCGGGACGACGAATCGCGGCAATCCGCTCCAACACAAATCGAACGATAGCGGCGGTCGCATGGAGGACCGGACCGATGAGCTGATCTCTCGCTTTCGCGCGGCCAAGCTCGATGCACTGATTACGGTGGGAGGCGATGGCACGCTTACGATCGCGCACCATCTCAGCCAAAAGGGCCTTCCCATCGTCGGCGTGCCGAAGACGATTGATAACGACCTGCAATCGACCGTCGTGACCTTCGGCTTCGATAGCGCCGTTTCGTTTGCCACCGAGTGCATCGATCGGCTCCATTCCACGGCCGAGTCGCATCGGCGGATCATGGTCGTCGAGGTCATGGGACGCTATGCGGGCTGGATCGCCATTCACGCCGGGATCGCCGGTCGCGCCGACGCGATTCTCATTCCGGAGATCCCTTACGACATACAAAAAGTTGCGGACCACCTTCGCCGGAGGATCTCTGGAGAAAAGTCGTACGCCATCGTAGTCGTGGCCGAAGGGGCCAAACCCGCGGGTGGCGGGATTTCGCTCAAGGAGAAGGCGCGTACGGACCACGTCGAACGTCTGGGCGGAATCGGAGAAACCGTCGCCGATCAATTGCAGTCATTGACGGGCAATGAAACCCGCGCGGTCGTTCTCGGACACTTATTGAGAGGCGGCTCTCCTTCCTCGCTCGACCGCCTGCTGGGCTTGAACTTCGGCGCCGCCGCAGTCCGCGCCCTGGCGGCGGGAAAGAGCGGCGTCATGGTCGCGCTGAACCCTCCTCGTATTGAACATATTCCGCTCGAACAGGCTGTGAGCAAACTCAGGCTTGTGCCGCTCGACGGAAACGCGGTCATTACCGCGCGGGCCCTGGAAATCTCCTTTGGAGATGAGTAA
- a CDS encoding MBL fold metallo-hydrolase — translation MKIKVVGAAGGEVTGSAYVVETKSSRILVDCGLFQGGKRSEALNRPPANPNMKLDAVLLTHGHLDHTGRLPLLTKLGWRGPVFATPATAKMAALIVRDSARLQVGDAQRQTRKNLRMGKPPVEPLYTPEEADGIIGQMQTVPYQKPVDVAPGIRATWAEAGHMLGSTSIQLLIREDGKEKKVVFSGDLGPRSIPLLRNFDPFKHADLLFLESTYGDRDHRDFLQTVEEFVAVVQKAVKAGGKIIVPTFAVGRAQLLTSLLGWMSRKKKISPFPIFLDSPMAIEATKIYTQHRELFHEKMDKFIREKPLREELRTMKMCATADDSKKINDVSGTCLIMAGAGMCNGGRVLHHLKQNLWKPETQVLIVGYQGRGSLGRQLVDGVKEVRIHGEKVAVKARVHTLSGFSAHAGQTDLLNWFGVIAPSKPRVILTHGEDGPRQELARQIQRRYQLKCTLPAMGDVIDF, via the coding sequence ATGAAGATCAAAGTGGTGGGTGCGGCGGGCGGCGAAGTGACCGGCTCGGCTTACGTGGTCGAAACGAAAAGTTCCCGCATCCTGGTGGATTGCGGCCTGTTCCAAGGCGGGAAACGGAGCGAGGCGCTGAACCGCCCGCCGGCGAACCCGAACATGAAACTCGACGCGGTGCTGCTGACCCACGGGCATCTGGACCACACCGGGCGCCTGCCGCTGCTCACCAAGCTCGGATGGCGGGGGCCGGTCTTCGCCACTCCCGCCACGGCGAAAATGGCGGCGTTGATCGTTCGCGATTCGGCGCGGCTCCAGGTGGGGGATGCCCAGCGTCAAACGCGAAAGAACCTGCGCATGGGAAAGCCGCCGGTCGAACCGCTTTACACTCCGGAAGAGGCGGATGGGATCATCGGGCAGATGCAAACCGTCCCGTATCAAAAGCCCGTCGACGTGGCGCCGGGGATTCGGGCGACCTGGGCCGAAGCGGGGCACATGCTCGGATCGACCAGCATTCAATTGCTGATTCGCGAAGATGGGAAAGAAAAGAAAGTGGTGTTTTCCGGCGATCTGGGACCGCGCAGCATTCCACTTCTGCGAAACTTCGATCCCTTCAAACACGCCGACCTCCTGTTTCTGGAATCCACTTATGGCGATCGCGATCATCGCGACTTTCTCCAAACCGTCGAGGAGTTTGTCGCGGTCGTCCAAAAAGCAGTCAAAGCGGGTGGGAAGATCATCGTGCCTACCTTTGCGGTGGGCCGCGCGCAACTGCTGACGAGCCTGCTGGGGTGGATGTCCCGCAAGAAAAAGATCTCGCCCTTCCCGATCTTCCTCGACAGCCCCATGGCCATCGAGGCGACGAAGATTTACACGCAGCACCGTGAGCTGTTTCACGAGAAGATGGATAAGTTTATTCGCGAGAAGCCGCTGCGCGAGGAACTGCGCACTATGAAAATGTGCGCGACCGCCGACGACAGCAAGAAGATTAACGATGTATCGGGGACGTGCCTGATCATGGCCGGCGCCGGGATGTGCAACGGCGGGCGCGTGCTGCACCATCTGAAGCAGAATTTGTGGAAACCCGAGACCCAGGTGTTGATCGTCGGCTACCAGGGCCGGGGTTCGCTGGGGCGCCAACTGGTCGATGGCGTCAAGGAGGTTCGCATCCACGGCGAAAAGGTCGCCGTCAAGGCGCGGGTGCATACGCTGAGCGGCTTCAGCGCCCATGCGGGTCAGACCGACCTGCTCAACTGGTTCGGCGTGATCGCACCCAGCAAGCCGCGCGTCATCCTGACGCACGGCGAAGACGGCCCTCGTCAGGAACTCGCCCGGCAAATCCAGCGCCGTTACCAGCTGAAGTGCACGCTTCCCGCGATGGGAGATGTCATCGATTTCTGA
- a CDS encoding TIGR00730 family Rossman fold protein, with protein sequence MPRKRRTVDEWERDWKAQWKKAGGPAYELPVTGKGDGERAFLAETRSPQKEAARLKRIQGEFVRGFKGLYQLGPAVTVFGSARFKENHRYYKLARAVGSELARAGFATLTGGGPGIMEAANRGAHEAGGVSYGLNIILPHEQCANPYVDKSVEFHYFFTRKVMLVKYSCAFIIMPGGLGTLDELFEAATLIQCKKIGPFPVILMGETFWAGMRAWGQFMKKQGVFTDDEVRFGWVTDSPAEAVDVIRRSLSPTVRARLRSSDRRPQAPKRSK encoded by the coding sequence ATGCCTCGCAAGCGGCGAACGGTCGACGAGTGGGAACGGGATTGGAAGGCGCAATGGAAAAAGGCCGGCGGTCCGGCCTACGAACTACCCGTCACGGGCAAGGGCGATGGTGAGCGCGCATTTCTCGCAGAAACGCGCTCGCCGCAAAAGGAGGCCGCCCGGCTCAAGCGAATTCAGGGTGAATTCGTGCGCGGGTTCAAAGGGCTCTACCAGCTCGGCCCGGCTGTCACGGTCTTTGGTTCCGCGCGCTTCAAGGAAAATCATCGCTATTACAAGCTGGCGCGGGCCGTGGGGTCCGAACTGGCCCGGGCGGGTTTCGCGACGCTTACGGGCGGCGGGCCGGGCATTATGGAGGCCGCCAATCGGGGGGCCCATGAGGCGGGCGGCGTCAGCTACGGACTGAACATCATTCTCCCACACGAGCAGTGCGCCAACCCGTACGTCGACAAGAGCGTCGAGTTTCATTACTTCTTTACGCGCAAGGTAATGCTCGTCAAATACTCCTGTGCGTTTATTATCATGCCCGGCGGGCTGGGCACCCTGGACGAGCTCTTCGAGGCGGCGACGCTGATTCAGTGCAAAAAAATTGGACCGTTTCCAGTGATCCTCATGGGAGAGACGTTCTGGGCGGGGATGCGGGCCTGGGGCCAATTCATGAAGAAGCAAGGTGTCTTTACGGACGATGAAGTGCGCTTTGGGTGGGTCACCGATTCGCCCGCCGAGGCCGTTGACGTCATTCGGCGCAGCCTTTCCCCGACGGTTCGCGCGCGATTGAGGTCATCTGACCGGCGCCCGCAAGCCCCGAAGAGGAGCAAATGA
- a CDS encoding DUF3141 domain-containing protein: MSTAPFTAKPNAFDPVIHGFEYAVDAFQRSILFWDVLRQRGNNYLDHKKKGQPPILQFEYETIIDGRTLEQPVNYALLRIKPEPGKPTDPRKRPYVIVDPRAGHGPGIGGSKHDSQVGVALRAGHPVYFVTFFPEPMSGQKLRDVAAAEAHFIEEVARRHPNAQGKPCVVGNCQAGWAVAALAAVRPDIMGPVILNGAPLSYWGGASGQNPMRYAGGLLGGKWLESMACDLGDGLFDGAHLVSNFENLDPANTFWKKYYNLYSKIDTEAPRFLGFETWWGGYFLMNREEIDAIVSELFIGNKLATGRIASPDGKTVDLRNIRSPIVVFASQGDNITPPQQALNWIEDVYGDEQAIIANDQVIVYMVHEDIGHLGIFVSGRVAAKEHKEMVETLEMIDALPAGLYEMIIERKDSSAKRADLEPGDYLVRFEARKMDDIRSLEDTRKDEEAFQTVEAVSEVNDQLYKTFVSPWVQAMSPPWAETLRNLHPLRTKYEWFSDRNPLLAPVSATADVVRENRLPVKADNPFLAFEKMASEAITSSLDAFRDLRDTWSEGVFKMMYGPLGFGAIYPPKPRATTPAAPTESSAAFPDEDYESGGPLAAVLRMIAAAVIEVGVFDRRSARVFRALLEKSQFKDTQPEEVRTIFKQQARLLRQNRDRALEALAVMLPTREVRRLAVDVVRQILLLAPDDIRVDRPLAKKLSDVLDMNLRELPESAALAAV; this comes from the coding sequence ATGAGTACTGCACCATTTACCGCCAAGCCGAATGCCTTTGATCCTGTCATCCACGGATTCGAATACGCGGTCGACGCGTTTCAGCGATCCATCCTGTTCTGGGATGTGCTGCGACAACGCGGCAACAACTACCTGGACCATAAAAAAAAGGGGCAACCCCCAATTCTTCAATTCGAATACGAGACGATCATCGACGGGCGAACTCTCGAGCAGCCCGTCAACTACGCCCTGCTGCGGATCAAGCCCGAGCCGGGAAAGCCGACTGATCCGCGCAAGCGACCGTACGTCATCGTCGATCCGCGCGCGGGACATGGGCCGGGCATCGGCGGGTCGAAGCACGATTCGCAGGTCGGCGTGGCGTTGCGCGCGGGGCATCCCGTTTATTTTGTGACCTTCTTCCCGGAGCCGATGTCGGGACAGAAGCTGCGCGATGTCGCCGCGGCCGAGGCGCACTTCATCGAAGAGGTCGCGCGACGGCATCCGAATGCCCAGGGCAAGCCGTGTGTCGTCGGAAACTGCCAGGCCGGATGGGCCGTCGCGGCGCTGGCGGCAGTGCGACCGGACATCATGGGCCCGGTCATCCTCAACGGCGCGCCGCTTTCGTACTGGGGCGGGGCCTCGGGCCAGAACCCGATGCGCTATGCGGGCGGTCTCTTGGGCGGGAAGTGGCTGGAGTCAATGGCTTGCGACCTGGGCGACGGCCTGTTTGATGGCGCGCATCTGGTTTCAAACTTCGAGAACCTCGATCCGGCCAACACGTTTTGGAAGAAATACTACAACCTCTATTCGAAGATCGACACGGAGGCCCCCCGGTTCCTGGGGTTTGAAACCTGGTGGGGCGGTTATTTCCTGATGAACCGGGAAGAAATCGACGCCATCGTATCCGAACTGTTCATTGGGAATAAGCTGGCGACCGGGCGGATCGCGAGTCCCGACGGAAAGACGGTGGACCTCCGCAACATCCGTTCGCCCATCGTCGTGTTCGCTTCGCAGGGCGACAACATCACGCCGCCTCAGCAAGCACTGAACTGGATCGAAGATGTGTACGGCGACGAGCAGGCGATCATCGCCAATGACCAGGTGATCGTGTACATGGTCCATGAGGACATCGGGCACCTGGGCATCTTCGTTTCGGGGCGCGTGGCGGCGAAAGAGCACAAGGAGATGGTCGAGACGCTGGAGATGATCGACGCCCTGCCGGCGGGACTTTACGAGATGATCATCGAGCGCAAGGATTCCTCTGCCAAGCGCGCTGACTTGGAACCCGGCGACTACCTCGTGCGGTTCGAGGCGCGGAAGATGGACGACATCCGCTCGCTGGAAGATACCCGCAAAGACGAGGAGGCCTTTCAGACCGTCGAGGCCGTCTCCGAAGTCAATGATCAGCTCTACAAGACATTCGTCAGCCCGTGGGTGCAGGCCATGTCACCGCCGTGGGCCGAGACGTTGCGAAATCTCCACCCGTTGCGCACTAAGTATGAGTGGTTCTCCGATCGGAATCCGCTGTTGGCGCCGGTTTCGGCGACGGCCGATGTCGTGCGGGAAAACCGCCTCCCTGTGAAGGCGGACAATCCGTTCCTGGCGTTTGAAAAGATGGCTTCGGAGGCCATCACCTCCTCGCTCGATGCATTCCGCGACCTGCGTGACACGTGGAGCGAGGGCGTTTTCAAGATGATGTATGGGCCGTTGGGTTTCGGCGCAATCTACCCGCCCAAACCTCGCGCTACGACACCCGCCGCACCCACCGAGTCTTCAGCCGCGTTTCCGGACGAAGACTATGAATCGGGCGGACCCCTGGCGGCCGTTCTCCGTATGATCGCAGCGGCGGTGATCGAAGTCGGCGTCTTCGATCGCCGATCTGCACGGGTGTTCCGCGCCTTACTGGAAAAAAGCCAGTTCAAAGACACCCAGCCGGAAGAGGTGCGGACGATCTTTAAGCAGCAGGCCCGGTTGTTGCGACAAAATCGGGACCGCGCCCTCGAGGCACTGGCGGTGATGCTCCCCACCCGGGAGGTGCGCCGCCTTGCTGTCGATGTTGTACGACAGATACTGCTTCTGGCCCCCGACGACATTCGCGTCGACCGCCCCTTGGCCAAAAAACTCTCAGACGTGCTGGATATGAACCTGCGGGAATTGCCCGAGTCGGCGGCCCTCGCCGCCGTATGA